One segment of Microbacterium arborescens DNA contains the following:
- a CDS encoding glycosyltransferase, giving the protein MTGRPLRIAVIAPLRFPIRRPHAGGLEAAVWSEVEALRARGHEVTVVAVTGSDHVEPGSVWEMPELGWDADAVRTDKTYPPAYETLSVPKLRRALETLGSRAADVDVISNHCLHALPLQMAPQLDVPMVTTLHTPVDDDFVRAHRAAAGRGSTFLSVSEHTRREWQHAGVASTLLANGVDPRVWTIGPGGDDLVWFGRIVPEKAPHLAVAVARALGRRLTIAGRVGDRAYADEVLAPLLDDDVTLVGELTPRELAVLVGRSAVALATPAWAEPFGLVGPEALMCGTPVVGFAVGGVPEIAAASIGMRLVGAGDVAAMADAVEAMWGHGRDPHFRRAVRARAVDRFSLDARTTALEEIFASLSTEAAPAELPA; this is encoded by the coding sequence GTGACGGGGCGTCCGCTGCGCATCGCCGTCATCGCCCCGCTGCGTTTCCCGATCCGGAGGCCCCACGCCGGCGGGCTCGAGGCCGCGGTGTGGTCGGAGGTCGAGGCCCTGCGCGCCCGTGGCCATGAGGTGACGGTCGTCGCGGTGACCGGGTCGGACCACGTCGAGCCCGGAAGCGTGTGGGAGATGCCCGAGCTGGGCTGGGATGCCGACGCGGTGCGCACCGACAAGACGTATCCGCCCGCCTACGAGACCCTCAGCGTGCCGAAGCTCCGCCGCGCCCTCGAGACCCTCGGGTCGCGCGCCGCCGATGTCGACGTGATCTCGAACCACTGCTTGCATGCTCTGCCGCTGCAGATGGCCCCGCAGCTCGATGTGCCGATGGTCACGACCCTGCACACTCCGGTGGACGACGATTTCGTGCGCGCGCATCGTGCTGCTGCGGGCCGCGGCAGCACGTTCCTCTCCGTCAGCGAGCACACCCGCCGCGAATGGCAGCACGCGGGAGTCGCCTCGACTCTGCTGGCCAACGGGGTGGACCCCCGAGTGTGGACGATCGGTCCGGGCGGCGACGACCTCGTCTGGTTCGGCCGCATCGTGCCTGAGAAGGCCCCGCACCTGGCGGTGGCCGTCGCCCGCGCGCTCGGGAGACGCCTGACGATCGCGGGTCGCGTGGGTGATCGCGCGTACGCCGACGAGGTGCTCGCCCCGCTGCTCGATGATGACGTGACCCTCGTCGGCGAGCTCACGCCGCGCGAGCTCGCCGTGCTCGTCGGCCGGTCCGCGGTCGCGCTCGCCACGCCGGCATGGGCCGAGCCGTTCGGGCTCGTGGGGCCCGAAGCCCTCATGTGCGGAACGCCGGTCGTCGGCTTCGCGGTGGGCGGCGTGCCCGAGATCGCCGCTGCGAGCATCGGTATGCGTCTGGTCGGTGCCGGGGACGTCGCGGCGATGGCGGATGCCGTCGAGGCGATGTGGGGGCACGGCCGTGATCCGCACTTCCGTCGAGCCGTCCGCGCGCGTGCGGTCGATCGGTTCTCCCTCGATGCGCGGACGACCGCCCTGGAGGAGATCTTCGCGTCGCTCAGCACGGAAGCCGCGCCCGCCGAGCTGCCGGCATGA
- a CDS encoding glycosyltransferase, with amino-acid sequence MTGRIGWYVHHHGRGHLTRMRAIAPHLDAHVVCFSSLPAPDDLPANVSWVGLARDDQPAPALPGDDPTAGGLLHWAPLRHAGHRSRLAVIAAAVAMGDVDAFVVDVSAEVTLFVRLLGVPVIIVTQPGDRIDEPHRLAFAAARRVIAPWPVELYAPRHLTSLGDRVAFVGGISRFAGRARPARPRGGEVVLLGGGGGADVSADDIAAAESASGRPWRVLGAGSGSWTADPWEALSTASVVVSWCGQNAVADLAAAGAPAVVIPQERPFAEQHATASALGRSGLAVALTGWPEPARWPDLLGQASARGGEAWAAWRTEGAAQRAAAVISAELRTGEAR; translated from the coding sequence ATGACGGGGCGCATCGGCTGGTACGTCCATCATCACGGCCGCGGGCACCTCACGCGGATGCGGGCGATCGCGCCCCATCTCGATGCCCACGTCGTCTGCTTCAGCTCGCTGCCCGCTCCCGACGACCTACCTGCGAACGTCTCGTGGGTCGGCCTCGCGCGCGATGACCAGCCGGCCCCGGCTCTCCCCGGCGACGATCCGACGGCGGGCGGCCTCCTGCACTGGGCGCCCCTGCGCCACGCCGGCCATCGGTCTCGGCTCGCCGTCATCGCGGCGGCGGTCGCGATGGGAGACGTCGATGCCTTCGTCGTCGACGTCTCTGCCGAGGTGACGCTCTTCGTCCGACTCCTCGGCGTCCCGGTGATCATCGTCACGCAGCCCGGCGACCGCATCGACGAGCCCCACCGGCTGGCCTTCGCGGCGGCACGGCGCGTCATCGCGCCGTGGCCGGTCGAGCTCTACGCGCCCCGGCATCTGACCTCGTTGGGTGACCGTGTCGCGTTCGTGGGCGGGATATCGCGGTTCGCGGGCCGCGCACGCCCGGCCCGCCCACGCGGTGGTGAGGTCGTCCTGCTCGGGGGCGGTGGCGGAGCCGACGTCTCCGCTGACGACATCGCGGCGGCGGAGAGCGCGTCGGGGCGTCCGTGGCGCGTGCTCGGCGCCGGGTCGGGTTCATGGACGGCCGATCCGTGGGAGGCGCTGTCGACGGCATCCGTCGTCGTGTCGTGGTGCGGCCAGAACGCCGTCGCCGACCTCGCTGCGGCGGGCGCGCCCGCCGTCGTCATCCCGCAGGAACGCCCGTTCGCCGAGCAGCACGCGACGGCGTCGGCGCTCGGACGCTCGGGCCTCGCGGTCGCCCTGACCGGGTGGCCCGAGCCGGCGCGGTGGCCGGACCTGCTGGGGCAGGCATCCGCCCGCGGCGGCGAGGCCTGGGCTGCGTGGCGCACCGAAGGAGCGGCGCAGCGCGCTGCCGCGGTCATCAGCGCCGAGCTGCGGACGGGAGAGGCTCGATGA